A window from Raphanus sativus cultivar WK10039 unplaced genomic scaffold, ASM80110v3 Scaffold3091, whole genome shotgun sequence encodes these proteins:
- the LOC130506302 gene encoding F-box/LRR-repeat protein At3g60040-like: MEANSELRDAISWLPDEVLGKILSLLPTKLAASTSVLAKKWRNVFRLVHTLDFDDSDLVKPEEGKEEWPVIRESFRNFVDRTLALQCGSPINNFSLKFRIHDVDVKREMAHASGWICNALERGVLEMSLSFKRKYKHLFLPSELLTSKTLVKLSLGTQIYLGEFPPNVSLPALKSLFIDTIVFGRDDLCGVLLRGCPLLEELYVRHRECEGAPFYISNPTIKKLSVYYEFQFARWDGMTLDAPSLVSLNYRDFALEEYTYVNLASLVEARLDIRYSKTIKDPDLSGLIIGISNVEILHLSPASADVISRCVEDGRLVLPVFKNLVNLSFGSYNEQNWKLLPYLLKQSPKVETLIIQGLEDGGYTGNVTIGQFQVKELHVVGYKGTAKELLHLKSLLAGTECIPRVRVVFPEDVVVDAATIFQTRRDLFTLVGVVSTEIVYFD, from the exons ATGGAAGCCAACAGTGAGTTGAGAGATGCAATCAGCTGGCTTCCTGACGAGGTCCTGGGAAAGATCTTGTCCTTACTTCCAACCAAACTTGCTGCTTCAACATCTGTTCTTGCTAAAAAGTGGAGGAATGTGTTTAGATTAGTGCACACTCTTGATTTCGATGATTCTGATTTGGTGAAACCTGAAGAGGGTAAAGAAGAGTGGCCCGTGATCCGGGAGAGCTTCAGGAATTTTGTGGACAGAACACTGGCTTTGCAATGCGGTTCTCCTATCAATAACTTCTCTCTCAAGTTTCGCATTCACGACGTGGACGTGAAGAGGGAAATGGCTCATGCGTCCGGCTGGATATGTAATGCACTAGAGCGTGGTGTTTTGGAGATGAGCCTGAGTTTCAAAAGGAAGTATAAACACCTTTTTCTACCCTCTGAGCTCTTAACGAGCAAGACGCTGGTTAAGCTGTCACTGGGAACACAAATTTATCTTGGGGAGTTTCCTCCAAATGTGTCTCTTCCAGCGCTCAAGAGTCTCTTCATCGACACTATTGTTTTTGGACGTGACGATCTGTGTGGTGTGCTTCTTCGTGGATGTCCATTGCTGGAGGAGTTATATGTACGTCACCGCGAGTGTGAAGGAGCCCCATTCTACATATCTAATCCGACCATTAAGAAGCTATCAGTTTACTATGAGTTTCAGTTTGCAAGGTGGGATGGTATGACACTTGACGCCCCAAGTCTTGTGTCCCTTAACTACCGCGATTTTGCGTTAGAGGAGTACACATATGTGAACTTGGCTTCCCTTGTGGAAGCTAGGCTAGATATTCGTTACTCTAAAACGATCAAAGATCCGGATCTGTCGGGTCTCATTATAGGGATAAGCAACGTCGAGATCCTGCATCTTTCTCCCGCTTCTGCTGAT GTGATTTCTCGATGTGTTGAAGATGGACGACTAGTTTTACCGGTGTTCAAGAATCTAGTTAACTTATCTTTTGGGAGTTACAACGAACAAAATTGGAAACTGCTGCCATATCTGCTTAAGCAGTCTCCAAAGGTTGAAACACTGATCAtccag GGTCTGGAAGATGGTGGTTACACAGGCAATGTTACTATTGGTCAGTTCCAAGTCAAGGAGCTGCATGTTGTTGGTTATAAAGGAACTGCTAAAGAGCTTCTACACTTGAAGAGTTTGCTTGCGGGAACTGAATGCATCCCACGAGTGCGAGTGGTGTTCCCTGAAGATGTTGTGGTCGATGCTGCCACAATTTTTCAAACCCGTAGGGATCTTTTTACCCTTGTTG